The Halomonas binhaiensis nucleotide sequence TGTCTGGGAAAGCCATCAACATCCACCATTCCCTGTTGCCTGGCTTCAAGGGAGCCCGGCCTTATCATCAAGCCTTCGAGAAGGGCGTCAAGTTGGTGGGTGCCACGGCCCACTATATCAACGACGATCTGGATGAAGGTCCAATCATCACCCAGGGGGTGGAAGCGGTGAGTCATGCGGACACGGCAGAGGACTTGGTGGCCCGTGGACGCGATATCGAATGCTTGACCCTGGCCAGGGCTGTCGCCCTTCATGTCCAGCGCAGGGTGTTCCTCAACGGCAATCGCACGGTAGTCTTTCAGCGTTGATCGCCATTTGGTTGATCGCGATGAGGGAGAAGTGCGGTGAATGTATTCCTGTTGCGCGAGGATGGTAGCGAGGTTCGTGGCGGCTTCGAATTGCTCGAGGAGTGGAAGGCCTCGAGCAATAGTCATATCTGGGTGGATATGTACCGCCTCTCGGAAGACGATGAGAATCGTATCGCTGCGGTTTTCGGCCTGCACCACCTGGTGATGACCGATGCCAGGAGGCAGAGTCATCCTCCCAAGCTGGAAGTGTTCGATGACCACCTGTTCATACTGTTGAAGGGGCTGGATGCAGAGAGCCGAGGATTGGACTTCGGTAGTCTGCAGCTGGCCATGTTTGCCGGTGAGCGTTTTCTTGTCACCCGGCATGACAAGAGATCGGTGAGTCTGGAAGGCTGGTCCGAGTCGCCGCGCCTGGCAGAAGTCCTGAAGCAGAGCGGTATCATGCTGGCGCTGGGGATGTCGACCTCGGTGGCACGGCGCTATATCGACCTGCTGGCGGAATTCGAACCCAGCATGGAGGCGCTGGAAGACCAGCTGCAGGAAAAACCCAGCGACGCTACCATGCGTGAGTTGACTCTGTATCGCACGCGTCTGCGCAAGATGCGTCGGGATTTCAACTATCACTGCCGGATATTCGAGGCGCTGCGCGAAGAACAGGCAGTGTTCTTCCATGGCCGCAAGGGCCGCTACAAACACGTACTCACCGATACCTACGAGAAGTACGAACGTCTGCTGAGCCTGTGCACCATGTATTATGAGCAGGCTGGCGACCTGGTCGATGGTTATCTATCTCTGAGCTCACACGAGCTCAACAACACCATGCGGTTGCTCACATTATTGACCGCAATCTTCGTGCCTCTTGGCTTTCTGGCAGGCCTGTACGGGATGAACTTCGACTACATGCCGGAACTTCATTACCGCTGGGGATACTTCGTGCTGCTGGGTGTCATGGGGACCTTGATCGTCACCTTGCTGGTGGTTTTCCGACGCATGCGCTGGCTTTGAGGTATAGGTGAGGATTTCGTCGGGGCGGCCATCCGCCGGGCTGGCGTACCAACACCGCGTAACGTAGTGATTGAGTAGCGCAGACATTTAAGCAGTGTTCCCATAGGCATTCATATTGCACTTGCCTATATACTGGGTCGAAATTTCGCTGTGTCGGACCGAAGAATGAGTGATTGGTGGCGTCCTGTCTCGAGAATTGCGCTACGCGGGCTGCTGGCTTTTGTGCTGGGGTCGGTGTTGCTGGTGCTGGTCTTTCGCGTAGTGCCGGTGTTCGGTTCCATGGTCATGCTCGAGCGCGAAGTGTCTTCCTGGTTCTCGGGCGAACCACTGGACATCCAGCAGAGCTGGCGCCCCTGGGATGAGCTGTCCGATTACGCCAAATTGGCGGTGATTGCCGCGGAAGATCAGCGTTTTCCCCAACACCATGGTTTTGACCTGGTGGAATTACGCAGGGCTATCAAGAAGGGGATGAATGGCGGTTCCCTGCGTGGTGCCAGTACCATCAGTCAGCAGACGGCCAAGAACCTGTTCCTGTGGACTGGCCGGGATTGGGTTCGCAAGGGCTTCGAGGCCTGGTTCACCACGCTGATTGAACTGCTGTGGCCAAAAGAACGTATTCTCGAAGTCTATCTCAATATTGTCGAATTCGATCGCGGGGTCTTTGGCCTTCAGGCCGCCAGCCGGCATTATTTCGGGGTCGATGCTGACCAGCTCAGTGCCGATCAGGCCGCGCGCCTCGCGGCGGTGCTCCCCAACCCCCTTGAGCGCAGTGCCTCCAGCCCTGGTCCGACTACTGCCGGGCATGCCAACTGGATTCGGCGTCAGATGAGCAATCTGGGGCTTGGGTATCTCGATAAACTGTGATCGTGCCGCTTCTGTGCCGATGGTGAATCCTATGCTTCTGGATGCGGAACTCGCCCAGCAGATCATCGACAAGACCCAAGGCATCCTTGATGCCAACATCAATGTGATGGATACCCGTGGCGTCATCATTGCCAGTGGCGACCGGTCTCGCCTGGGGCAACTGCATGACGGCGCGGTGCTGGCACTAAAACGTCAGCAGCAAGTGGTAATCACGGTTGACGACCAGAAGACACTGCAGGGGGTGAAACCTGGCATCAATGCACTGCTGAAATGCCACGATGAAACCGTGGGAGTGCTCGGTGTCACGGGAGACCCGGACAGGATTCGCCAGTATGTCGCGCTGGTCAAGATGGCTGCCGAAATGCTCGTGGAGCAAGCCGCGTTCATGGACCGGGTGCAGTGGGACAAGCGCCACAAGGAAGGTTTCATCCTGGCCTGGATTCAGCGTGAATTGAGTGAAGAACAGCTCCAGAGCTGGGCGGTGCGATTGGGTATCAACATCCATGAGCCGAGGGTGGCGGTTCTGATCGAACTGGGCAAGGCGAATCCCATGTCGAACCTCAGTGACATGCAGCAGGTGATCGAGTTATTGGAGTTTCCCAGTCGCGACAACCTGGTAGCCATGGTCTCGACCCGCCAGTTGGTGGTGCTCAAACCCTGCAGCACACCAAGAAGTGGCCAACCCTGGGGAGAACGTGAGAGCCAGCGTATCGATGTGCTGATGGAACGCCTGGAAGACCTGGGAATTGCCCAGGTCAAGGTGGCTCTGGGGCAATTCTTTCCCGACCCGACACTGCTTCCGCTTTCCTTCCAGAGCGCCTGCCAAGTGATGCAGACCGGCAAGTTGCAGAACCCTGAATGCCACAAGTATCTGTTCGATGATCTTCGCCTGCCAGTGTTACTGGCCCCCTTGGCGGACAAATGGCAGGGGGCTCAGTTGAAGACGGCCATCGAAGCATTATGTAAGCAGGATACTTCAGGAAAGCTACTCAAGACCTTGCATACGCTTTACCATCACCAAGGTAGCCTAACCCAATGCGCTCAAGCGCTGCATGTGCATCGCAATACACTGCGCTATCGCCTGAACCGCATCCATGACATCACGGGAATTTCTCCTCACCACTTCACCGGGCTGGTGGAGCTGTATCTGGGAATACAGCTGCAGGTGTCCGGAGGAGAGGGATAAATATAGTGCCATATAATGGCATTCTGCTCCTTTCTGCTATACAGCCTTATCATAATAGAGTATTAAAAAAAGACTGTTATTGTGCACATTCAATACTTGTTGAGTGGATTTTTTTACGTGCATAAAGTTTTTGTAATTTCTCAGAGAAAGTATGCTATTTAAAATATAGTAAATATTATTCACCAGGACGCGTAGCTATATCTCCACTATCCACGATGATTTTTGCGAGATCTGTAAGGAAGCCGTAAGCAGAGAGAGGAGGGCGAAAAGAGGAGATATGGTTTTTGTTTTTTAATATATTCATAAGTTTATGAAAGAATGTGCGATGTCTTGGTATCTTCAAGTGAATGCTAAATGAAGAGAGCAACCTGTCTTGTCCCTTAGCATATATCAAGACGAGATACCTGGGACCGATTCTGAAGCTGGATGAAGAGTCAAAGGGATAAAGTATTCAGGGGTGATCCATCGAAATGAGATAGTGTGTTCGTGACGATGGCTACCTGAAAAAGGAGAAAGATAATGATTTCATTCAAGCACCTACTTCCTATAAGTCTCAGTAGTAGTGATGAATCATTTGTCATCAAGAAGCATATCTTGGGGCATCCAGACTATCATCTTCAAGGACTGTATATCTATAGGGATCATTCTCTGTATAGAATTTTATCATTTGAATGGGGGGATGAAGCCGATGTGGTAAAGAGACTGATCCTTCAGCATAAAAAGCTCATGAATGCTGATGATTTCAATACCTGGTTTGATGGGTGCTTTCCGGAAACGATCATGCAGCTGTCAAGAAAACAGCTGGAACTCATCTTCCAGCATAGGCCTACAATGATCAGGGATATCTTCAGAAGAAGGGAATTACACTACTGGGATATGACAAGGACATATGGAGAAGGCTACTAGAATACAAGGGACGCACGGCATCAATGCCTGCGTGTGAGAGACACTGGGCTATAACAACGGGGCTATAACAACAGGGCTATAACCACCACCCTCGGTGATACCTTTCGAGCCAAGCGCAGGACGCTTCAATTCGCTCCCTGGGAGTTGGTGGTGCACCAACCTGATGTCCCTCATCCACCATGGACTCAGTTGCAGCGGGCCTTGTGCGGCCTTCTTGGATGAGGGAAGAGTAGCTGCTCGATGAGAATGTCTGAAACGCACTTTTGTCAACATGCACAAATTCTAATGCCTGAAATGTCTAGCTCTCTGTTCGTAAGCACAGGGCTTGATGATAATGGGTTGGGCATACTCCGCTCGGGAGCAATGTGCATGGAGGCGTTGCCAGCTCAAGTGTGATTGGCTCCCTCATACAAGAGATAACACCAATGGAGCCCACATGAGTCTGATTCTGATATTGCTGGCGGTGATCGTGTTCATCGTTCTGGCTACCAGCAAGTTCAAGGTCCACCCTTTTCTTGCCCTGCTGGCGGCGGCCTTCATTGCTGCCTTTGCCTATCGACTGCCGCTGGATACCATTGCCGACACCATCACCTCGGGGTTTGGTGGCATTCTCGGCTATATCGGCCTGGTCATTGTGCTGGGCACCATCATCGGGGTGATTCTGGAGAAGAGTGGAGCGGCCATCACCATGGCCGATGTGGTCATTGCCAAGCTGGGGGATCGCTTTCCTAATCTGACCATGTCGATCATCGGCTATATCGTTTCCATACCGGTGTTCTGTGATTCTGGCTTTGTCATTCTCAACTCGCTCAAGGAATCCCTGGCCAAGAAGCTCGATACGTCTCCCATTGCCATGAGCGTGGCGTTGGCCACGGGACTTTATGCAACCCATACCTTCGTGCCACCGACTCCCGGCCCCATTGCGGCAGCGGGTAATCTTGGGCTCGAATCCAACCTGGGACTGGTCATTGGCGTGGGCGTTGTGGTCGCAGCGACTGCCGCGCTGGCCGGGTTGTTGTGGGCCGGGCTGTTTTCCCATACCCAACCGGATGTGGAGAATCCGGCACTGGAAGATGATGCGCACCATCAGGACTGGGAAGCACTCAAGGCATCCTATGGCCGTTTGCCTAGCCCGTTCATGGCTTTTGCCCCGATCTTTGTTCCCATCCTGCTGATCTGCATTGGCTCCATTGTGCGCTTGCCAGCGGCTCCCTTGGGCGAGGGAGACCTGGCGGCATTGCTCAGTTTCCTTGGCCAGCCACTCACTGCCCTGGTCATTGGCTTGCTGCTGTCGTCCTTGCTGCTCAAGGGGGACAACAAGATCGAGCAGTTCAGCCAGCGCATTGGCGATGGCATCGTCGCTGCTGCGCCAATTCTGCTGATCACCGGTGCAGGTGGTGCCTTTGGTGCCGTGCTCAAGGCAACACCTCTGGGCGACTACCTGGGAGCAACGTTGTCGGCGCTGGGAGTGGGCATCTTCATGCCGTTCATTGTATCGGCGGCGCTCAAGAGTGCCCAGGGTTCCTCGACAGTGGCTCTGGTCACCACTTCAGCGCTGGTGGCTCCTATGCTGGGAGACCTGGGGCTGGACTCAGAAATGGGTCGTGTGCTGACCGTCATGGCTATCGGTGCTGGCGCCATGACCGTATCTCACGCCAACGATAGTTTCTTCTGGGTGGTGTCCCAGTTCAGCCGCATGAGCGTGGGGCTGGCCTATCGTGCCCAGACCATGGCAACTCTGGTGCAGGGTGTGACAGCAATGGTGCTGGTGTATGTGTTGTCATTGGTCTTGTTATAAGGGAAACACGGCATAAACTTGGATGTGGCTGCGCGTCTGATCCATGCTGTGACCATGGCGTGTGATTTTTGGTTCGTGATTCATGATGGGCGGTTAAAAGGAATCAACCATGGCAACGGTACTGGCTTTCGATGTGTACGGAACCCTGATCGATACCCACGGTGTGGTGACAGAACTCGAGAATCGGCTGAAAGCTCAGTCGAGCGGAGACGAGCGGGAGACTCTTGCTCGAGAGTTTTCTCGTCGCTGGCGCGACAAGCAACTGGAATACAGCTTTCGGCGCAGTGTGATGGGGGCCTGGGTGGACTTTTCCGAGTGCACTCAGGCGGCCCTGGAGTTCACCGACCGTGTCCTGCAGACAGGGCTATCCGAAGGTGACAAGGACCACCTGATGATGGCCTATGACCGTTTGCCAGCTTTCGAGGAGGTATCGACGGCACTGGAGCGCTGTCACGCGGCAGGGCTGACCTGCGTGGCCTTTTCCAATGGCAGCCGCAAGGCGGTGGAAGGGCTATTGCA carries:
- a CDS encoding magnesium transporter CorA family protein, which gives rise to MNVFLLREDGSEVRGGFELLEEWKASSNSHIWVDMYRLSEDDENRIAAVFGLHHLVMTDARRQSHPPKLEVFDDHLFILLKGLDAESRGLDFGSLQLAMFAGERFLVTRHDKRSVSLEGWSESPRLAEVLKQSGIMLALGMSTSVARRYIDLLAEFEPSMEALEDQLQEKPSDATMRELTLYRTRLRKMRRDFNYHCRIFEALREEQAVFFHGRKGRYKHVLTDTYEKYERLLSLCTMYYEQAGDLVDGYLSLSSHELNNTMRLLTLLTAIFVPLGFLAGLYGMNFDYMPELHYRWGYFVLLGVMGTLIVTLLVVFRRMRWL
- the mtgA gene encoding monofunctional biosynthetic peptidoglycan transglycosylase; this encodes MSDWWRPVSRIALRGLLAFVLGSVLLVLVFRVVPVFGSMVMLEREVSSWFSGEPLDIQQSWRPWDELSDYAKLAVIAAEDQRFPQHHGFDLVELRRAIKKGMNGGSLRGASTISQQTAKNLFLWTGRDWVRKGFEAWFTTLIELLWPKERILEVYLNIVEFDRGVFGLQAASRHYFGVDADQLSADQAARLAAVLPNPLERSASSPGPTTAGHANWIRRQMSNLGLGYLDKL
- a CDS encoding sugar diacid recognition domain-containing protein, which encodes MLLDAELAQQIIDKTQGILDANINVMDTRGVIIASGDRSRLGQLHDGAVLALKRQQQVVITVDDQKTLQGVKPGINALLKCHDETVGVLGVTGDPDRIRQYVALVKMAAEMLVEQAAFMDRVQWDKRHKEGFILAWIQRELSEEQLQSWAVRLGINIHEPRVAVLIELGKANPMSNLSDMQQVIELLEFPSRDNLVAMVSTRQLVVLKPCSTPRSGQPWGERESQRIDVLMERLEDLGIAQVKVALGQFFPDPTLLPLSFQSACQVMQTGKLQNPECHKYLFDDLRLPVLLAPLADKWQGAQLKTAIEALCKQDTSGKLLKTLHTLYHHQGSLTQCAQALHVHRNTLRYRLNRIHDITGISPHHFTGLVELYLGIQLQVSGGEG
- a CDS encoding GntP family permease, whose translation is MSLILILLAVIVFIVLATSKFKVHPFLALLAAAFIAAFAYRLPLDTIADTITSGFGGILGYIGLVIVLGTIIGVILEKSGAAITMADVVIAKLGDRFPNLTMSIIGYIVSIPVFCDSGFVILNSLKESLAKKLDTSPIAMSVALATGLYATHTFVPPTPGPIAAAGNLGLESNLGLVIGVGVVVAATAALAGLLWAGLFSHTQPDVENPALEDDAHHQDWEALKASYGRLPSPFMAFAPIFVPILLICIGSIVRLPAAPLGEGDLAALLSFLGQPLTALVIGLLLSSLLLKGDNKIEQFSQRIGDGIVAAAPILLITGAGGAFGAVLKATPLGDYLGATLSALGVGIFMPFIVSAALKSAQGSSTVALVTTSALVAPMLGDLGLDSEMGRVLTVMAIGAGAMTVSHANDSFFWVVSQFSRMSVGLAYRAQTMATLVQGVTAMVLVYVLSLVLL
- a CDS encoding haloacid dehalogenase type II, with product MATVLAFDVYGTLIDTHGVVTELENRLKAQSSGDERETLAREFSRRWRDKQLEYSFRRSVMGAWVDFSECTQAALEFTDRVLQTGLSEGDKDHLMMAYDRLPAFEEVSTALERCHAAGLTCVAFSNGSRKAVEGLLQNAGVLERFDDVISVEEVKRFKPDPAVYAYLRSRLEVAPGDTWLISSNAFDVIGARHAGLHAAWVRRSLEAPFDPWGIEPDMTVTGLDDLADQLA